In Terriglobus sp. TAA 43, a single window of DNA contains:
- a CDS encoding TIM barrel protein, with product MNRREPMRAGNFAPGAPSWRFSSMLWNLNRKVPMEQRLEMLAAAGYTGAELVDEWRSWSPQEMRSIVAKRHAVGIDFDLIFPAKVSLTETDKRDLLRAQVKEAIPVAQELGTSHFSFSSGPHIPGATREQEWAAISDGLKIAADALGDAKVTILLEPIDVLENAKLAINSAFDGFALVRALNDPRIKVLYDLYHEQRGTGNVIETLRKNIDLTATVHIADVPGRHRPGTGEMNYANIYRELARLNYSGYICMEFYPLSDTTAELKAAREEALAAARTA from the coding sequence ATGAATCGTCGCGAACCAATGAGGGCCGGTAATTTCGCGCCCGGTGCGCCATCGTGGCGTTTTTCTTCCATGCTCTGGAATCTGAACCGCAAGGTTCCCATGGAACAACGGTTGGAGATGCTGGCCGCTGCTGGATACACGGGCGCGGAACTGGTGGATGAGTGGCGTAGCTGGTCGCCGCAGGAGATGCGCAGCATTGTGGCCAAGCGCCATGCTGTTGGTATCGACTTTGACCTGATCTTTCCGGCAAAGGTGAGTCTTACCGAAACCGACAAGCGCGATCTGCTGCGCGCGCAGGTGAAGGAAGCAATTCCAGTGGCGCAGGAACTGGGAACGTCGCATTTTTCGTTCAGCTCCGGACCACATATTCCAGGGGCAACGCGTGAGCAGGAGTGGGCTGCGATTTCCGATGGATTGAAGATTGCTGCGGACGCGTTGGGCGATGCGAAGGTTACGATTCTGCTGGAACCGATTGATGTGTTGGAAAACGCAAAGCTGGCGATCAACTCGGCGTTCGACGGGTTTGCGCTTGTGCGCGCGTTGAATGATCCACGGATCAAAGTGTTGTACGACCTGTACCATGAGCAGCGCGGCACCGGAAACGTGATTGAGACGCTGCGGAAGAACATTGACCTCACAGCGACGGTGCATATTGCCGATGTTCCGGGGCGGCATCGTCCAGGGACTGGGGAGATGAACTACGCCAATATCTACCGTGAGCTTGCGCGTTTGAACTACAGCGGTTACATCTGCATGGAGTTCTATCCGCTGAGCGACACCACGGCTGAACTGAAGGCTGCACGCGAGGAAGCGCTCGCGGCCGCACGAACCGCATAA
- a CDS encoding enolase C-terminal domain-like protein produces the protein MPVLLNRRNFLSAAAAISSSPWSNAAAAMQPDRPTGIAPLKIEAVDVLEFHGQYQQRAGINKQAQVNPEDIYETLRPPVYVDHPGGETTVKYEAIYLRIRATGGLEGLYGPIEKEPAMVVQERLRPFLIGKDALAGEVMWDQLYRSDRHSRDGYYMMAISAVDNTLWDLRGKVYGVPVYRLLGGPSRDKLEMYVSALGSSLELDKVRTRALELQKQGFRYQKWFIAYGPGSGPEGMRKNVELVKTLRETLGEDTELMFDTYSGWDQTYALEWAHRVEPYRVRWMEEVTHPEKIGSFAEMHRSTTIPIAAGEHFYGRWEVQRYLKENALSVVQADPEWCGGITELIKIGTVCSLYDVPCIPHGHSLRAAAHTIFSQSPMTFPLGEYLAIKMQHYYHFEKNPMTVENAHIALPTGPGFNVQLDPAKILSQRGI, from the coding sequence ATGCCTGTCCTCTTAAACCGTCGCAACTTCCTGTCCGCCGCTGCGGCTATTTCTTCTTCCCCGTGGAGCAATGCTGCGGCAGCCATGCAGCCGGACCGTCCCACGGGCATCGCTCCGCTGAAGATTGAAGCTGTCGACGTGCTCGAATTCCACGGCCAGTACCAGCAGCGGGCGGGCATTAACAAACAGGCTCAGGTAAACCCCGAAGACATCTACGAGACCCTGCGCCCACCCGTTTACGTTGACCACCCCGGCGGCGAAACCACCGTGAAGTACGAGGCGATCTACCTTCGCATCCGCGCGACTGGCGGACTCGAAGGACTCTACGGCCCCATCGAGAAAGAACCGGCGATGGTGGTGCAGGAACGCCTTCGCCCCTTCCTCATCGGCAAGGACGCGCTCGCAGGCGAAGTCATGTGGGATCAGCTCTATCGCAGCGACCGCCACAGCCGCGACGGCTATTACATGATGGCCATCTCCGCCGTCGACAACACGCTGTGGGACCTGCGCGGCAAAGTCTATGGTGTGCCCGTCTACCGTCTTCTCGGCGGCCCTTCGCGCGACAAGCTCGAAATGTACGTCAGCGCCCTCGGTAGTTCCCTGGAACTCGACAAAGTGCGCACGCGCGCTCTGGAGCTGCAGAAACAGGGCTTCCGCTATCAGAAGTGGTTCATTGCCTATGGCCCCGGCTCAGGGCCGGAAGGCATGCGCAAAAATGTCGAACTGGTGAAGACGCTCCGCGAAACTCTCGGTGAAGACACCGAGCTTATGTTCGACACTTACAGCGGATGGGACCAGACCTACGCGCTCGAATGGGCGCACCGCGTGGAGCCTTACCGCGTGCGTTGGATGGAAGAGGTCACGCACCCGGAAAAGATTGGCAGCTTCGCAGAGATGCATCGCAGCACCACCATCCCAATTGCAGCAGGCGAACACTTCTACGGTCGTTGGGAGGTCCAGCGCTATCTCAAGGAGAATGCGCTCTCTGTCGTGCAGGCTGACCCCGAATGGTGCGGCGGCATCACCGAACTCATCAAGATTGGCACCGTCTGCTCGCTCTACGATGTGCCCTGCATCCCGCACGGCCACAGCCTGCGCGCCGCAGCACACACTATCTTCAGCCAGAGCCCTATGACCTTCCCGCTGGGCGAATACCTCGCCATCAAGATGCAGCACTACTACCACTTCGAGAAGAACCCCATGACGGTTGAAAACGCACACATCGCATTACCCACTGGCCCCGGTTTCAACGTTCAACTCGACCCCGCAAAGATCCTGTCGCAACGGGGAATCTAG
- a CDS encoding ComEC/Rec2 family competence protein, whose translation MLPRRQFLLSSLGFAILESIPANLLRAATPAFQTLPAWKPGMLEIHHIATNRGNSALLILPDGTTMMIDAGAIYGSTPYLSDPMPSSQHRPGEWIGHYAKRRLQAADLSTIDTFLLTHLHGDHVGYLPPDGPLSPDGTYRLTGVSDVAAIVPIQRFVDRAWPDYTYPVPAEADFQKNYRAFLQTQSKAGKKVERFRSGVSDQFTLQHRASDYPAFEIRNLIANGEVWTGKADQTRKLSPELSTLKPADYPAENPCSCAIRLRYGKFGYYTGGDLTNDTNYGRDPWRDTESPTAEACGPVSVAVTNHHGYFNANGDRYVRALQPQVFVIPSWDSAHPTVNVLNTLYSKAIYPKNRDVFATVVKQENRIANKKTEDLKSRTGHIVIRVEPGGDTFAVHIVSNMDESDTVAASFGPYTS comes from the coding sequence ATGCTTCCACGCCGCCAGTTTCTGCTCAGCTCACTTGGCTTTGCCATACTTGAAAGCATCCCCGCAAATCTCCTTCGCGCCGCAACACCTGCGTTTCAAACGTTGCCCGCATGGAAGCCGGGCATGCTTGAGATTCATCACATCGCCACCAATCGTGGCAATAGCGCGTTGTTGATCCTGCCCGACGGCACCACCATGATGATTGACGCTGGAGCCATTTACGGTTCCACGCCATACCTCAGCGATCCAATGCCCTCTAGCCAACATCGCCCCGGCGAATGGATTGGCCACTACGCAAAACGGCGACTTCAAGCCGCTGACCTAAGCACCATTGACACCTTTCTGCTCACGCATCTGCACGGCGACCATGTCGGTTATCTTCCTCCGGACGGCCCGCTTTCACCCGACGGAACCTATCGCCTCACCGGTGTCTCCGACGTTGCCGCCATCGTTCCCATCCAGCGTTTCGTAGATCGCGCATGGCCTGACTACACCTATCCCGTGCCTGCTGAAGCGGACTTCCAGAAGAACTACCGAGCCTTCCTTCAAACGCAAAGCAAAGCCGGCAAGAAAGTCGAGCGTTTTCGCTCCGGCGTGAGTGACCAGTTCACCTTGCAGCACAGAGCATCCGACTATCCCGCATTTGAGATTCGGAATCTCATTGCCAACGGCGAAGTTTGGACCGGCAAAGCCGATCAGACAAGAAAGCTCTCCCCCGAACTATCGACGCTGAAACCTGCAGACTATCCCGCAGAAAATCCCTGCTCCTGCGCCATTCGTCTGCGTTATGGCAAGTTCGGTTACTACACGGGTGGCGACCTGACCAACGACACCAACTATGGCCGCGATCCATGGCGTGACACGGAGTCTCCTACGGCAGAGGCGTGCGGCCCGGTGAGTGTCGCCGTCACCAATCATCACGGCTATTTCAACGCCAACGGCGACCGCTATGTTCGAGCGCTGCAACCGCAAGTGTTTGTCATCCCCTCGTGGGACTCCGCACATCCCACCGTCAACGTGCTGAACACGCTCTACTCCAAGGCCATCTATCCCAAGAATCGAGACGTCTTCGCAACCGTCGTCAAACAGGAAAACCGTATCGCCAACAAGAAGACAGAAGACCTCAAATCGCGGACCGGTCACATCGTGATCCGCGTGGAACCCGGCGGAGACACCTTCGCAGTGCACATCGTTTCCAACATGGACGAAAGTGACACCGTAGCCGCAAGCTTTGGTCCGTACACCTCCTGA
- a CDS encoding c-type cytochrome, translating to MGLLPLGVMLTAAAQFPRSITEPTAVDRGSKIWAKDCARCHGADAKGTNAAPDMFRSALILHDRRENLRGKELAPFLKTSAPHNFNYSDKEASDISQFLSAQINKILRSGYNDKPQGLTSGNLEAGKAYFNGQGGCVKCHSVTGDLAGVGKRYSTATLQQKIVFPQGGLGKKAPVEVTVKTPTGKNVSGTLVSMDDFTATVKHQDGSVESVNIVAGSKVSVKNPYAEHEALVHRLTDADMHNLTTYLDTLQ from the coding sequence ATGGGATTGCTTCCGCTCGGCGTGATGCTGACGGCCGCAGCACAGTTCCCCCGATCGATCACGGAACCCACCGCCGTAGATCGCGGCTCGAAGATCTGGGCCAAAGATTGTGCTCGTTGCCACGGTGCAGATGCCAAAGGCACCAATGCAGCGCCAGATATGTTCCGCAGCGCCCTGATTCTGCATGATCGTCGTGAGAACCTCCGCGGCAAAGAACTCGCGCCGTTTCTGAAGACCTCCGCACCGCATAATTTCAACTACAGCGACAAGGAAGCCAGCGACATTTCGCAGTTCCTGTCCGCGCAGATCAACAAGATTCTGCGCAGTGGCTACAACGACAAGCCGCAGGGCCTGACCTCTGGCAACCTGGAAGCGGGCAAGGCCTACTTCAACGGCCAGGGCGGCTGCGTGAAGTGCCACTCCGTCACAGGCGATCTTGCAGGTGTGGGCAAGCGCTACAGCACCGCCACGCTGCAGCAGAAGATCGTCTTCCCGCAGGGCGGCCTGGGTAAGAAGGCGCCTGTGGAAGTGACCGTGAAGACGCCCACAGGCAAGAACGTCTCCGGCACGCTCGTCAGCATGGACGACTTCACCGCCACCGTGAAGCATCAGGACGGCAGCGTGGAATCCGTGAACATCGTCGCTGGCAGCAAAGTCAGCGTGAAAAATCCTTACGCGGAACATGAAGCCCTCGTCCACCGCCTGACTGACGCGGACATGCACAACCTGACCACCTATCTGGACACACTGCAATGA
- a CDS encoding TIM barrel protein has translation MNRRDFHKLSFGAAAATMLPSANLFAEPANTVAANGGHKFSVMLWTMDKTLSFEQKLQRVAEAGYTGAEVGNEYEKWTPEEWKTALAAKEKYGITIDSAVPGRNALSDSSKRDALTEDIKKAIPGAKQLGCNQFIYTAYTRVPSQTPEQRRDAIVDTLKYAADLCAKDDIEIVLEPIDLLEYKMEAVPSVADAFEITRLVGSPKVKVLYDFYHEQKQAGNLIEKLTKNVDQVGLVHIADVPGRHEPGTGEVFYTNIYKELARLKYDRYICMEFTPSAGHEWVPTLRKAREEAIAAMKQA, from the coding sequence ATGAACCGCCGCGATTTTCATAAGCTTTCTTTTGGCGCTGCTGCCGCAACCATGTTGCCTTCTGCCAACCTGTTTGCGGAGCCAGCCAACACCGTTGCCGCCAATGGTGGTCACAAATTCTCCGTAATGCTGTGGACGATGGACAAGACTCTATCGTTTGAACAGAAGCTGCAGCGCGTGGCGGAAGCTGGCTATACCGGCGCGGAAGTGGGTAACGAATACGAGAAGTGGACCCCTGAAGAGTGGAAGACGGCTCTTGCTGCCAAGGAAAAGTACGGCATCACGATTGACTCGGCTGTGCCGGGGCGCAATGCGCTGTCCGATTCCTCGAAGCGTGATGCGTTGACAGAGGACATTAAGAAGGCCATTCCTGGCGCAAAGCAGTTGGGCTGCAACCAGTTCATCTACACGGCATACACGCGCGTGCCATCGCAGACTCCGGAACAGCGCCGCGATGCGATTGTGGACACGTTGAAGTATGCCGCGGATCTATGCGCGAAGGACGATATCGAGATCGTCCTGGAGCCGATCGATCTGCTGGAATACAAGATGGAAGCGGTGCCCAGCGTGGCAGATGCGTTTGAGATCACGCGTCTTGTCGGCAGCCCCAAGGTGAAGGTGTTGTACGACTTCTACCATGAACAGAAACAGGCCGGAAACCTGATTGAGAAGCTGACCAAGAATGTGGATCAGGTGGGTCTGGTTCACATTGCCGATGTGCCGGGACGCCATGAGCCGGGTACTGGCGAAGTCTTCTACACGAACATTTACAAGGAACTGGCGCGGTTGAAGTATGACCGTTACATTTGCATGGAGTTCACGCCGTCCGCTGGCCATGAGTGGGTGCCGACGCTGCGCAAGGCACGCGAAGAGGCGATTGCGGCGATGAAGCAGGCGTGA
- a CDS encoding acido-empty-quinoprotein group A gives MKRLCLTSMLLASASLLHAQTPAATKPVHAAVKTAVPSGTVGTLDGGEWTTYNGDYTGRRYSPLTKLTPLNVKNLQLAWTMRITTTTGGGRRISATPLSINGVLYFTVPSHAWAVDARTGKQLWQFDWPSKGGETIGNRGGAVKGDTFYFETEDCNLVALDIKTGKEKWHSSIGDPDKFNFGSVAPVIVGNHVMVGISGDDFDVPGYIEAHDATTGERQWRFYTHPEPGTPEAKTWPNDEAMTHGGGMTWVAGTYDPELNLYYFGTGNAQPVIAGNKRPGDNLYTGTICALNPDTGKLVWYFQPNPHDTHDWDAVQTPILIDGIVDGKPRKLLAQASRNGWYFLIDRTNGKVLKSTPWSWQNWTSGVKENGQPIVNPEKVAQPNGVIVMPAQGGAANWFPPSYSPKTGLFYVLASDSASIYYLFDTSDKPEGWAGNDRFGMQKNYLRALDYRTGKTKWEHLFPSSGARSGILTTATNLLFAGDTTSNLVAFNAANGTILWHAGLGGPATNGPITFELDGLQYVVIAAGDTMYSFVLR, from the coding sequence ATGAAGCGTCTCTGCCTGACCAGCATGCTCCTTGCCTCCGCGTCGCTGTTGCACGCGCAGACGCCCGCCGCCACCAAGCCTGTGCACGCTGCTGTAAAGACGGCCGTACCCTCTGGCACCGTTGGCACACTCGACGGCGGCGAATGGACCACCTACAACGGCGACTACACCGGCCGCCGCTACAGCCCGTTGACCAAGCTCACACCGCTTAACGTGAAGAACCTGCAGCTTGCGTGGACCATGCGTATCACCACCACCACCGGCGGCGGACGCCGTATCAGTGCCACACCACTGTCCATCAACGGCGTGCTGTACTTCACCGTGCCCAGCCACGCATGGGCCGTGGACGCGCGCACCGGCAAGCAGCTGTGGCAATTCGACTGGCCCAGCAAGGGCGGCGAAACCATCGGCAACCGCGGTGGCGCCGTGAAGGGTGACACCTTCTACTTCGAGACAGAAGACTGCAATCTCGTCGCACTCGACATCAAGACCGGCAAGGAGAAGTGGCACTCCTCGATTGGCGATCCCGATAAGTTCAACTTCGGTTCCGTCGCGCCAGTGATCGTGGGCAACCACGTGATGGTGGGCATCAGTGGCGACGATTTTGACGTTCCCGGTTACATTGAAGCGCACGATGCCACCACCGGCGAACGCCAGTGGCGCTTCTATACCCATCCCGAGCCCGGCACGCCCGAAGCCAAAACCTGGCCCAATGACGAAGCCATGACACACGGCGGCGGCATGACGTGGGTTGCCGGAACCTACGACCCGGAACTGAACCTCTACTACTTCGGCACAGGCAACGCGCAGCCCGTCATTGCAGGCAACAAACGCCCCGGCGACAACCTGTACACCGGCACCATCTGCGCGCTGAACCCGGATACCGGCAAGCTTGTCTGGTATTTCCAGCCGAACCCGCACGATACGCACGACTGGGACGCGGTGCAGACGCCCATCCTGATCGACGGTATTGTCGATGGCAAGCCGCGCAAGCTCCTGGCACAGGCCAGCCGCAATGGCTGGTACTTCCTAATCGACCGCACCAACGGCAAAGTGCTGAAGTCCACGCCCTGGTCCTGGCAGAACTGGACCTCCGGTGTGAAGGAAAACGGCCAGCCCATCGTCAATCCGGAAAAAGTGGCCCAGCCCAACGGCGTGATCGTGATGCCCGCACAGGGTGGCGCGGCCAACTGGTTCCCGCCCAGCTACAGCCCGAAGACCGGCCTCTTCTACGTACTGGCGTCGGACTCTGCCAGCATCTATTACCTTTTCGACACCAGCGATAAGCCTGAGGGCTGGGCCGGTAACGACCGCTTCGGCATGCAGAAGAACTACCTCCGCGCGCTGGACTATCGCACCGGCAAAACGAAGTGGGAGCATCTCTTCCCATCTTCCGGCGCGCGCTCCGGCATCCTGACGACAGCCACCAACCTGCTCTTCGCAGGAGACACCACATCGAACCTGGTCGCCTTCAACGCCGCAAACGGAACCATCCTGTGGCACGCAGGTCTCGGCGGCCCCGCCACCAACGGCCCCATCACCTTCGAACTGGATGGATTGCAATACGTCGTAATCGCAGCAGGTGACACCATGTACAGCTTCGTCCTGCGCTAA